Proteins encoded within one genomic window of Actinoplanes octamycinicus:
- a CDS encoding sensor histidine kinase: MSKRPSEADGVMSRLRRPTGRLRDLPIWSKLGLIMLVPTVATIIVGVNGLVDHIEEADNAENARTLAALSEAAGGLVDQLQSERSYAMMIAVATDDNLNKKFRGGKPDDELLKYGIAKYNEEHPKVEAANQPYAQQRAALEDVPDRVDILLTRLDHNLADLAAFRSQVANKTQSTTSVDGTYTKLIDDLLAVRDVAAQQASDTTLSDRLRAVAEVARAKEYISIERYLGHQVIGAQEFTPTLRQAFLSADTGFKLAKSTLESVSAEGEFEYFTNTTDHNAAQREATNLTGPLLGSTGTTIDRNVLTTDEYEKAMTGYNNTFRQVESKLDKDIVAKATELRNTTNRRVFVETSILLGMLLLAILFAWLVARSMARSLRELRQGALAVAQFGLPHAVSRLRDPALSASLTPAQVADQIAEPLPVRSRDEFGQVTEAFNAVHLEAVRTAAEQAALRASVATMFVNLARRSQILVDRLIGHLDRLERGEEDPDRLAELFQLDHLATRMRRNDENLLVLAGADSTRVQREPAALIDVLRAAQSEVEHYTRIEFGVIDREIEVAAHAVNDMVHLVAELFDNATAFSPPNSNVLVEARRVGDNAVLTVEDHGIGISREQLRDLNERLANPPTVDVAVSRMMGLVVVARLANRHAVRVELRPADRERGTVAEVGLPVSVLASAGSARIPGGYDAPPPAAMPSFGEPLALESGRGGFPGNRPYDPAANGTNGGVPAWSDLTGAAPSNGFGGGGLNGSNGSNGFNGSANGFGGANGFGGANGFGPRSNEPLPPLPSGPISTGPQGFAGLDELAQRRNGNDYQRPDGEMNGFGATIPRQLPANPESQGRTPFMPPVSAPPVPSAPPVTSAPPVTSAPPVPSAPPVSAAPVDPVSANPFASAPPAWPPVAGDRESATPHVPENLAAALDMTAEIPRYRPENAEPQPEVARPVNPPMAALPASAPPAYDAVAPVSAPAADAQAAAAAQIAAAQAPAREGAVPFADETMELPIFRELESAWFTTTQATSGKPSVSGSGDEAVVSQRIPTGEPARTAGVPQQAASPEAREFDTATVGAPAAAGAGSYGGGAPASNPWHTAADEGWSAARKASEVAIDTTTTAGLPKRTPMAQLVPGGVDRGGNSVQRRTPEGVRGLLSAYHRGVQRGRTKEQSTNLEETPGGQQPSQAGKEHEA; encoded by the coding sequence GTGAGCAAGCGCCCTAGTGAGGCGGACGGCGTCATGTCGCGTCTGCGTCGACCCACGGGTCGGCTGCGAGACCTACCCATCTGGTCCAAGCTGGGCCTCATCATGCTGGTCCCGACCGTGGCGACGATCATCGTCGGCGTCAACGGCCTGGTCGACCACATCGAGGAGGCTGACAACGCCGAGAACGCCCGGACGCTCGCTGCACTGTCCGAGGCGGCCGGCGGGCTGGTCGACCAGCTTCAATCCGAGCGGTCCTACGCGATGATGATCGCCGTCGCGACCGACGACAACCTGAACAAGAAGTTCCGCGGCGGCAAGCCCGACGACGAGCTCCTCAAGTACGGGATCGCGAAGTACAACGAGGAGCACCCCAAGGTCGAGGCCGCCAACCAGCCGTACGCGCAGCAGCGCGCCGCCCTGGAGGACGTGCCGGACCGGGTCGACATCCTGCTCACCCGTCTGGACCACAACCTGGCCGACCTCGCCGCGTTCCGCAGCCAGGTGGCCAACAAGACGCAGAGCACGACCAGCGTCGACGGGACGTACACCAAGCTGATCGACGACCTGCTCGCGGTCCGGGACGTGGCCGCCCAGCAGGCCAGCGACACCACGCTGAGCGACCGGCTCCGCGCGGTCGCCGAGGTGGCCCGCGCCAAGGAGTACATCTCCATCGAGCGCTACCTCGGTCACCAGGTGATCGGCGCCCAGGAATTCACCCCGACGCTGCGTCAGGCGTTCCTGAGCGCGGACACCGGTTTCAAGCTGGCCAAGAGCACGCTGGAGTCGGTCTCCGCCGAGGGCGAGTTCGAGTACTTCACCAACACCACCGACCACAACGCGGCGCAGCGGGAGGCCACCAACCTCACCGGCCCGCTGCTCGGCAGCACCGGCACCACCATCGACCGCAACGTGCTCACCACGGATGAGTACGAGAAGGCGATGACCGGCTACAACAACACGTTCCGCCAGGTCGAGTCGAAGCTCGACAAGGACATCGTGGCCAAGGCCACCGAGCTGCGGAACACCACGAACCGCCGGGTCTTCGTCGAGACCAGCATCCTGCTCGGCATGCTGCTGCTGGCCATCCTGTTCGCCTGGCTGGTCGCCCGGTCGATGGCCCGCTCGCTGCGGGAGCTGCGGCAGGGCGCGCTCGCGGTGGCCCAGTTCGGCCTGCCGCACGCGGTGTCCCGGCTGCGTGACCCGGCGCTCTCCGCGTCGCTCACGCCGGCCCAGGTCGCCGACCAGATCGCCGAGCCCCTCCCGGTGCGCAGCCGGGACGAGTTCGGGCAGGTGACCGAGGCGTTCAACGCGGTCCACCTGGAGGCGGTCCGGACCGCGGCCGAGCAGGCCGCCCTGCGGGCCTCGGTCGCGACCATGTTCGTCAACCTCGCCCGCCGTTCGCAGATCCTGGTCGACCGGCTGATCGGTCACCTGGACCGGCTGGAGCGCGGCGAGGAGGACCCGGACCGGCTGGCCGAGCTCTTCCAGCTCGACCACCTGGCCACCCGGATGCGGCGCAACGACGAGAACCTCCTGGTCCTCGCCGGCGCCGACTCCACCCGTGTGCAGCGCGAGCCGGCCGCTCTGATCGACGTGCTGCGCGCCGCGCAGTCCGAGGTCGAGCACTACACCCGGATCGAGTTCGGCGTCATCGACCGGGAGATCGAGGTGGCGGCGCACGCCGTCAACGACATGGTCCACCTGGTCGCCGAGCTCTTCGACAACGCCACCGCCTTCTCCCCGCCGAACTCGAACGTGCTCGTCGAGGCCCGCCGGGTCGGCGACAACGCGGTGCTCACCGTGGAGGACCACGGCATCGGCATCAGCCGCGAGCAGCTGCGCGACCTGAACGAGCGGCTGGCCAACCCGCCGACCGTGGACGTCGCCGTCTCCCGGATGATGGGCCTGGTCGTGGTCGCCCGGCTGGCGAACCGGCACGCGGTCCGGGTCGAGCTCCGCCCGGCCGACCGCGAGCGTGGCACCGTCGCCGAGGTGGGCCTGCCCGTCTCCGTCCTGGCCAGCGCCGGCTCCGCTCGCATCCCGGGTGGTTACGACGCGCCGCCGCCGGCCGCGATGCCGTCGTTCGGCGAGCCGCTGGCCCTGGAGAGCGGCCGCGGCGGCTTCCCCGGCAACCGGCCGTACGACCCCGCCGCGAACGGCACCAACGGTGGCGTCCCGGCCTGGTCCGACCTGACCGGCGCCGCGCCGTCCAACGGTTTCGGTGGCGGCGGGCTGAACGGGTCGAACGGCTCCAACGGCTTCAACGGCTCGGCCAACGGGTTCGGTGGCGCCAACGGCTTCGGTGGCGCGAACGGCTTCGGCCCGCGCAGCAACGAGCCGCTGCCGCCGCTCCCGTCCGGCCCGATCAGCACCGGCCCGCAGGGCTTCGCCGGGCTGGACGAGCTGGCCCAGCGCCGCAACGGCAACGACTACCAGCGTCCCGACGGGGAGATGAACGGCTTCGGCGCGACCATTCCGCGCCAGCTCCCGGCCAACCCGGAGAGCCAGGGCCGGACCCCGTTCATGCCGCCGGTGTCCGCGCCGCCGGTGCCGTCGGCCCCGCCGGTCACCTCGGCGCCGCCGGTGACCTCGGCCCCGCCGGTCCCGTCCGCGCCGCCGGTCTCCGCGGCCCCGGTCGACCCGGTCTCGGCGAACCCGTTCGCCTCGGCGCCGCCGGCCTGGCCGCCGGTCGCCGGTGACCGGGAGAGCGCCACCCCGCACGTCCCGGAGAACCTCGCCGCGGCGCTCGACATGACCGCCGAGATCCCGCGGTACCGTCCGGAGAACGCCGAGCCGCAGCCCGAGGTGGCCCGTCCGGTCAACCCGCCGATGGCGGCGTTGCCCGCGTCGGCCCCGCCGGCCTACGACGCGGTCGCTCCGGTGAGCGCTCCGGCCGCCGACGCGCAGGCCGCCGCGGCGGCTCAGATCGCGGCGGCGCAGGCCCCGGCCCGGGAGGGCGCGGTGCCGTTCGCCGACGAGACCATGGAGCTGCCGATCTTCCGGGAGCTCGAGTCGGCCTGGTTCACCACGACCCAGGCGACCAGCGGCAAGCCGTCCGTCTCCGGCAGCGGGGACGAGGCGGTGGTCTCGCAGCGGATCCCGACCGGCGAGCCGGCTCGGACCGCGGGCGTGCCGCAGCAGGCGGCCTCCCCGGAGGCCCGGGAGTTCGACACGGCCACGGTCGGCGCCCCCGCGGCGGCCGGTGCCGGTTCCTACGGTGGCGGGGCCCCGGCCTCCAACCCGTGGCACACCGCGGCCGACGAAGGCTGGTCGGCCGCGCGCAAGGCGTCCGAAGTCGCCATCGACACGACCACCACGGCGGGCCTTCCGAAGCGCACGCCGATGGCGCAACTCGTCCCCGGCGGTGTTGACCGGGGCGGTAACTCCGTCCAGCGCCGTACGCCCGAGGGGGTCCGCGGTCTGCTGTCCGCGTACCACCGGGGTGTGCAGCGCGGTCGCACCAAGGAACAATCGACCAACCT
- a CDS encoding adenosine deaminase, protein MAGIAHSDIVKAPKVLLHDHLDGGLRPATIVELAAAVGHELPETDPARLGDWFVAAADSGSLERYLETFAHTVAVMQTEEGLHRVARECALDLAADGVVYAEVRYAPEQHLERGLTLDQVVEAVHAGFRDGCAEAAAQGRPIRIGTLLTAMRHAARSQEIAELAVRFRDTGVVGFDIAGAEAGFPPTRHLDAFEYLQRENFHFTIHAGEAFGLPSIWEAIQWCGADRLGHGVRLVDDITVAASGPSSVTPTGGTQAAPPVLGRLAAYVRDKRIPLELCPSSNVQTGAAASIAEHPIKLLHDLRFRVTVNTDNRLMSGTSMSREMSLLAESFGWGWAELQWLTINAMKSAFIPYDERLVLINEVIKPAYAKLLA, encoded by the coding sequence ATGGCAGGCATCGCACACTCGGACATCGTCAAGGCTCCCAAGGTTCTCCTCCACGATCATCTGGACGGCGGGCTGCGCCCGGCGACGATCGTGGAGCTGGCCGCGGCGGTGGGCCACGAGCTGCCGGAGACCGATCCGGCCCGGCTGGGCGACTGGTTCGTCGCGGCCGCCGACTCCGGCTCGCTGGAACGGTACCTGGAGACCTTCGCGCACACGGTCGCGGTGATGCAGACCGAGGAGGGCCTGCACCGGGTGGCCAGGGAGTGCGCGCTCGACCTGGCCGCCGACGGCGTGGTGTACGCCGAGGTGCGGTATGCCCCGGAGCAGCACCTGGAGCGCGGTCTGACGCTGGACCAGGTGGTCGAGGCGGTGCACGCCGGGTTCCGCGACGGCTGCGCCGAGGCAGCCGCGCAGGGCCGCCCGATCCGGATCGGCACCCTGTTGACCGCGATGCGGCACGCCGCCCGGTCCCAGGAGATCGCCGAGCTGGCGGTCCGGTTCCGGGACACCGGGGTGGTCGGTTTCGACATCGCCGGCGCCGAGGCCGGGTTCCCGCCCACCCGGCACCTGGACGCCTTCGAGTACCTGCAGCGGGAGAACTTCCACTTCACCATCCACGCCGGCGAGGCGTTCGGCCTGCCGTCGATCTGGGAGGCGATCCAGTGGTGCGGCGCCGACCGGCTCGGGCACGGCGTGCGGCTGGTCGACGACATCACCGTGGCGGCCTCCGGCCCCAGTTCGGTGACCCCGACCGGGGGAACCCAGGCCGCCCCGCCGGTGCTCGGCCGGCTCGCCGCCTACGTCCGGGACAAGCGGATCCCGCTGGAGCTCTGCCCGTCGTCGAACGTGCAGACCGGCGCGGCCGCGTCGATCGCCGAGCACCCCATCAAGCTGCTGCACGACCTGCGCTTCCGGGTCACCGTGAACACCGACAACCGGCTGATGAGCGGGACCTCGATGAGCCGGGAGATGAGCCTGCTCGCCGAGTCGTTCGGGTGGGGCTGGGCGGAACTGCAGTGGCTGACCATCAACGCGATGAAGTCGGCGTTCATCCCGTACGACGAGCGACTGGTGCTGATCAACGAGGTGATCAAGCCGGCGTACGCCAAGTTGCTCGCGTAA
- a CDS encoding putative RNA methyltransferase, translating into MIDGALPYLSCPVCRQPLDRHDRALRCARGHSFDMAKQGYADLSAGRLPHTGDSAEMIADRAAFLSAGHYRFIADALARESSPLTVRPEPSLIVDAGTGTGDYLAHVLDACPAATGLGLDVSKPGLRRAARAHPRAAAVLTDLWRPLPIVDRAATVILNVFAPRNGPEFHRVLRPDGVLLVVTPAADHLAELVAAHGLIQVDPDKAARVSGALEDHFQPVATGTHRHVMRLTAAEVRTLVGMTPSARHVPVADLPATDLTVTAAVELTAYRKKGVA; encoded by the coding sequence ATGATCGATGGCGCATTGCCGTACTTGTCGTGCCCGGTGTGTCGACAACCACTGGATCGACACGACCGGGCCCTGCGTTGCGCCCGCGGGCACAGCTTCGACATGGCCAAGCAGGGTTACGCCGACCTGAGCGCCGGCCGCCTCCCGCACACCGGCGACAGCGCCGAGATGATCGCGGACCGCGCCGCCTTCCTGTCCGCCGGCCACTACCGGTTCATCGCCGACGCGCTGGCGCGCGAATCAAGCCCCTTGACGGTACGCCCGGAGCCGTCCCTGATCGTCGACGCCGGCACCGGCACCGGGGACTACCTGGCCCACGTGCTCGACGCCTGCCCGGCGGCCACCGGCCTGGGCCTGGACGTGTCGAAACCGGGCCTGCGCCGGGCCGCCCGGGCGCACCCGCGGGCCGCGGCCGTGCTCACCGACCTGTGGCGCCCGCTGCCGATCGTGGACCGGGCGGCCACCGTGATCCTGAACGTCTTCGCCCCGCGCAACGGCCCGGAGTTCCACCGCGTGCTGCGCCCGGACGGCGTGCTGCTGGTGGTCACCCCGGCCGCCGACCACCTGGCCGAGCTGGTCGCCGCGCACGGCCTGATCCAGGTCGACCCGGACAAGGCGGCCCGGGTCAGCGGCGCCCTGGAGGACCACTTCCAGCCGGTCGCCACCGGCACCCACCGGCACGTGATGCGACTGACCGCCGCCGAGGTCCGCACGCTGGTCGGGATGACGCCGAGCGCCCGGCACGTCCCGGTGGCCGACCTGCCCGCCACCGACCTGACGGTGACCGCGGCGGTGGAGCTCACCGCGTACCGAAAGAAGGGTGTGGCCTAG
- a CDS encoding DUF4272 domain-containing protein translates to MTKAAPDPRAVREASLDELSRLALPLPPPSFPLVWELGDTVELRPVAELEARAAVLHVVVARCFGMPTEAAMSWLLASHLVELVTPPEWQFVIGAKGDHRSFVLHHDAVFALAWLLGLGRHLDPTVPPDDQLMAQMPDLPAGETFGRWRSRSLVAVRDAAEAAVLLDLYYCLDWAFQEAEQAGLPLPGEVDSNAIGQRRWALEWAVIFHGPYHEKPPEWEEVDLSV, encoded by the coding sequence ATGACGAAGGCCGCCCCCGACCCACGCGCGGTTCGCGAGGCCAGCCTGGACGAACTGTCCCGGCTCGCGCTGCCCCTGCCGCCGCCCAGCTTCCCGCTGGTCTGGGAGCTCGGCGACACGGTCGAGCTGCGGCCGGTCGCCGAGCTGGAGGCGCGTGCCGCGGTGCTGCACGTGGTCGTCGCGCGCTGCTTCGGGATGCCCACCGAGGCGGCGATGAGCTGGCTGCTCGCGTCGCACCTGGTGGAGCTGGTCACCCCGCCGGAGTGGCAGTTCGTGATCGGGGCCAAGGGTGACCACCGCTCGTTCGTGCTGCACCACGACGCGGTGTTCGCGCTGGCCTGGCTGCTCGGCCTGGGCCGGCACCTGGACCCGACGGTGCCGCCGGACGACCAGCTGATGGCGCAGATGCCGGATCTGCCGGCCGGGGAGACCTTCGGCCGCTGGCGGTCCCGGTCGCTGGTCGCGGTCCGGGACGCGGCCGAGGCGGCGGTGCTGCTCGATCTCTACTACTGCCTGGACTGGGCCTTCCAGGAGGCCGAGCAGGCCGGCCTGCCGCTGCCCGGCGAGGTGGACAGCAACGCGATCGGGCAGCGCCGGTGGGCGCTCGAGTGGGCGGTCATCTTCCACGGCCCCTACCACGAGAAACCCCCGGAATGGGAAGAGGTCGACCTGTCGGTCTAG
- a CDS encoding thymidine phosphorylase, whose product MSGIAAVDVIRAKRDGHALSDAQIDWVVDAYTKGVVADEQMSALAMAILLRGMSPAEIARWTAAMIASGERLDLSAVSRPTADKHSTGGVGDKITLPLTPLVAACGVAVPQLSGRGLGHTGGTLDKLESIPGWRARLSNQEFLAQLQDVGGVICAAGEGLAPADRKLYALRDVTGTVEAIPLIASSIMSKKIAEGTGALVLDVKVGSGAFMKDLEQARELARTMVRLGKDSGVTTVALLTDMSTPLGLAVGNANEVAESVEVLAGGGPSDVVELTLALAREMLAAAGVDADPEKVLASGAAMDSWKAMIRAQGGDPDAALPTAAHTEVLRAESAGVVTTMDAYGIGVAAWRLGAGRARKEDPVSFGAGVQLKVKPGDRVAAGDVLLELRTDDASRIEAARADAAAAIKIGTAAPASAGLLLDRIA is encoded by the coding sequence ATGAGCGGCATCGCGGCCGTAGACGTCATCCGGGCGAAGCGGGACGGGCACGCGCTGTCCGACGCGCAGATCGACTGGGTGGTCGACGCGTACACCAAGGGCGTGGTCGCCGACGAGCAGATGTCCGCCCTGGCGATGGCGATCCTGCTGCGCGGCATGAGCCCCGCCGAGATCGCCCGGTGGACCGCCGCGATGATCGCCAGCGGCGAGCGGCTGGACCTGTCCGCGGTGTCCCGGCCGACCGCCGACAAGCACTCCACCGGCGGCGTCGGCGACAAGATCACGCTGCCGCTGACCCCGCTGGTCGCGGCGTGCGGGGTGGCCGTCCCGCAGCTGTCCGGCCGGGGCCTCGGGCACACCGGTGGCACGCTGGACAAGCTGGAGTCGATTCCCGGCTGGCGGGCCCGGCTGAGCAACCAGGAGTTCCTCGCCCAGCTCCAGGACGTCGGCGGGGTGATCTGCGCGGCCGGTGAGGGCCTGGCCCCGGCCGACCGCAAGCTCTACGCGCTGCGCGACGTCACCGGCACGGTCGAGGCGATCCCGCTGATCGCCAGCTCGATCATGAGCAAGAAGATCGCCGAGGGCACCGGCGCGCTGGTGCTGGACGTCAAGGTCGGCTCCGGCGCGTTCATGAAGGACCTGGAGCAGGCGCGGGAACTGGCCCGGACCATGGTGCGGCTCGGCAAGGACAGCGGGGTCACCACGGTCGCGCTGCTCACCGACATGAGCACGCCGCTGGGCCTGGCCGTGGGCAACGCCAACGAGGTGGCCGAGTCGGTCGAGGTGCTGGCCGGCGGCGGACCGTCCGATGTGGTGGAACTCACCCTCGCCCTGGCGCGGGAGATGCTGGCCGCCGCCGGTGTGGACGCCGACCCGGAGAAGGTGCTGGCCTCGGGCGCGGCGATGGACAGCTGGAAGGCGATGATCCGGGCGCAGGGCGGGGATCCGGACGCGGCGCTGCCCACCGCGGCGCACACCGAGGTGCTGCGCGCCGAGTCCGCCGGGGTGGTCACCACGATGGACGCGTACGGGATCGGCGTGGCCGCCTGGCGGCTCGGCGCCGGCCGGGCCCGCAAGGAGGACCCGGTCAGCTTCGGCGCCGGGGTGCAGCTCAAGGTCAAGCCGGGGGACCGGGTGGCGGCCGGGGACGTGCTGCTCGAACTGCGGACCGACGACGCCTCCCGGATCGAGGCGGCCCGGGCCGACGCGGCCGCCGCGATCAAGATCGGGACGGCGGCACCCGCCTCGGCCGGCCTCCTGCTGGACCGCATAGCCTGA
- a CDS encoding cytidine deaminase, which produces MEIDWAALRAAAIEVMRRAYVPASDFPVGVAGLVDDGRVIVGCNVENASLGMTLCAECGLVSALHASGGGKLVAMSCVDATGAPLMPCGRCRQLLWEHGGPDMLVEALPRPLRMDELLPHAFGWVDMEKVTGPAGGPEVPAELAKWRGRGTVFVHPDLSGGATIWTGYWERSSGAPGTGEDKGILEEGPNFPTASAAVAWGLVRTPRIVVVDAEGGLSWAGEGELPEGIPQRWKKEEQA; this is translated from the coding sequence ATGGAGATCGACTGGGCGGCTCTACGAGCAGCCGCCATCGAGGTGATGCGTCGTGCCTACGTGCCCGCATCCGACTTCCCGGTCGGCGTCGCCGGCCTGGTCGACGACGGCCGGGTGATCGTCGGCTGCAACGTCGAGAACGCCTCGCTCGGGATGACCCTGTGCGCCGAGTGCGGTCTGGTCAGCGCGCTGCACGCGAGCGGCGGCGGCAAGCTGGTGGCGATGTCCTGCGTGGATGCCACCGGGGCGCCGCTGATGCCGTGCGGGCGCTGCCGTCAGCTGCTCTGGGAGCACGGCGGCCCGGACATGCTGGTCGAGGCGCTGCCCCGGCCGCTGCGGATGGACGAGCTGCTGCCGCACGCGTTCGGCTGGGTGGACATGGAGAAGGTCACCGGCCCGGCCGGCGGCCCGGAGGTCCCCGCCGAGCTGGCCAAGTGGCGCGGCCGCGGCACCGTCTTCGTGCACCCGGACCTGTCCGGCGGCGCGACGATCTGGACCGGGTACTGGGAGCGCTCGTCCGGCGCCCCGGGCACCGGCGAGGACAAGGGCATCCTGGAGGAGGGGCCGAACTTCCCGACCGCCTCCGCCGCGGTGGCCTGGGGTCTGGTCCGCACTCCGCGGATCGTGGTGGTGGACGCCGAGGGCGGACTGTCCTGGGCAGGCGAGGGCGAGCTGCCGGAGGGTATCCCGCAGCGCTGGAAAAAAGAGGAACAGGCGTGA
- a CDS encoding ABC transporter permease: MSTTTVEELAEVAAPEPFWTRQRRLGVALTLLGVVAALLFGSLAPSEDARFTLTEDATGAALSINGQFGAVLFGVLTVVAGGLLVSGLLKRWSNALLVIGIVTFVLSFLCWQVAGQFLALEDTLSGTMDLALPLILGALAGVLGERSGVVNVAIEGQFLMGAFGGALIGTMAGSVWAGLISAAVGGVIIAAILAVLSIRYLVDQTVVGIVLNLFALGVTGFLYERLMQPDAAKYNTPPQMPSWRIPGLADIPVLGPVFFHATLLLWIALALVVVIHFGLNRTRWGLRTRAVGEHPTAADTVGIRVRGLRYLNVLLGGVVAGLGGAYFTLVATGSFTKNMTAGAGFIALAALIFGRYSPIGAFGAALFFGFAQKLAFYLAAIGSPVPNQFLSMLPYIATIIAVAGLVGRVRAPAADGIPYIKS, translated from the coding sequence ATGTCGACCACGACTGTGGAGGAGCTGGCCGAGGTCGCCGCGCCGGAGCCGTTCTGGACCCGGCAGCGCCGCCTCGGGGTGGCCCTGACCCTGCTCGGCGTCGTCGCCGCGCTGTTGTTCGGCTCGCTCGCGCCGAGCGAGGACGCCCGGTTCACGCTCACCGAGGACGCCACCGGGGCCGCACTCTCGATCAACGGCCAGTTCGGCGCGGTGCTGTTCGGCGTGCTGACCGTGGTGGCCGGCGGCCTGCTGGTGTCCGGCCTGCTCAAACGCTGGTCGAACGCGCTGCTGGTGATCGGCATCGTGACCTTCGTGCTGTCGTTCCTGTGCTGGCAGGTGGCCGGTCAGTTCCTGGCCCTGGAGGACACCCTCAGCGGCACCATGGACCTCGCCCTGCCGCTGATCCTCGGCGCCCTGGCCGGTGTCCTGGGCGAGCGGTCCGGCGTGGTGAACGTCGCGATCGAGGGCCAGTTCCTGATGGGCGCGTTCGGCGGCGCCCTGATCGGCACCATGGCCGGCAGCGTCTGGGCCGGCCTGATCAGCGCCGCGGTCGGCGGTGTGATCATCGCGGCGATCCTGGCCGTGCTGTCGATCCGCTACCTGGTCGACCAGACCGTGGTCGGCATCGTGCTGAACCTGTTCGCGCTCGGGGTCACCGGCTTCCTCTACGAGCGGCTGATGCAGCCCGACGCGGCGAAGTACAACACCCCGCCGCAGATGCCCAGCTGGCGCATCCCGGGGCTGGCCGACATCCCGGTGCTCGGCCCGGTGTTCTTCCACGCCACGCTGCTGCTCTGGATCGCCCTGGCGCTGGTCGTGGTGATTCACTTCGGGCTCAACCGGACCCGGTGGGGCCTGCGGACCCGGGCGGTCGGCGAGCACCCCACCGCGGCTGACACGGTGGGCATCCGGGTGCGCGGCCTGCGCTACCTGAACGTGCTGCTCGGCGGCGTGGTGGCCGGTCTCGGCGGGGCGTACTTCACGCTGGTGGCGACCGGCAGCTTCACCAAGAACATGACGGCCGGCGCCGGCTTCATCGCGCTCGCCGCGCTGATCTTCGGGCGGTATTCGCCGATCGGGGCGTTCGGCGCGGCGCTGTTCTTCGGGTTCGCCCAGAAGCTGGCGTTCTACCTGGCCGCGATCGGCAGCCCGGTGCCGAACCAGTTCCTCAGCATGCTGCCGTACATCGCCACGATCATCGCGGTGGCCGGTCTGGTCGGCCGGGTGCGGGCGCCCGCCGCGGACGGCATCCCGTACATCAAGAGCTGA
- a CDS encoding ABC transporter permease yields MTAETTTPKKDEAPAGKETFLNAFLRNLWASNSVTVTVLSIFLAVLIGAVLVVISDAAVLAKFGYFTARPGDAIEASWALISSAYADLLKGALGDPEAISAWLSGSGSWQDAFSPISETLTYAAPLVFTGLSVSLAFRGGLFNIGAQGQAVLGCIAAGVAGFSFGLPIVLNLIVALVAGALGGALWGFLPGLLKARTGAHEVITTIMLNYIAGLFLSWLVIQKGIQQPGRSDAISKAVAESAQLPSFGGVLRVHLGIVLAVLVTAGVAWLLNRSAFGFELRAVGSNAHAAKTAGISVAKTYTLLMAVAGGLAGLGGATQVLGTAYALTPSVAGNIGFDGLLVALLGRNRPWGTLLAAILFGALRAGGNRMQSFTGISLELVTVLQALIVIFIAAPALVKAIFQLRAARTTAKG; encoded by the coding sequence GTGACCGCCGAGACGACCACACCGAAGAAGGACGAGGCGCCGGCCGGGAAGGAGACGTTCCTCAACGCCTTCCTGCGCAACCTCTGGGCGTCGAACAGCGTCACGGTCACCGTCCTGTCGATCTTCCTGGCCGTGCTGATCGGCGCGGTGCTGGTGGTCATCTCGGACGCGGCGGTGCTGGCGAAGTTCGGCTACTTCACCGCCCGCCCGGGTGACGCGATCGAGGCCAGCTGGGCGCTGATCAGCTCGGCCTACGCCGACCTGCTCAAGGGCGCGCTCGGTGACCCGGAGGCGATCAGCGCCTGGCTCTCCGGCTCCGGCTCCTGGCAGGACGCGTTCTCGCCGATCTCCGAGACGCTGACCTACGCCGCCCCGCTGGTCTTCACCGGCCTGTCGGTCTCGCTCGCCTTCCGCGGCGGCCTGTTCAACATCGGCGCGCAGGGTCAGGCGGTGCTCGGTTGCATCGCGGCCGGGGTCGCCGGGTTCAGCTTCGGCCTGCCGATCGTGCTCAACCTGATCGTGGCGCTGGTCGCCGGCGCGCTCGGCGGCGCCCTGTGGGGTTTCCTGCCCGGCCTGCTCAAGGCCCGGACCGGCGCGCACGAGGTGATCACCACGATCATGCTCAACTACATCGCCGGGCTCTTCCTGTCCTGGCTGGTCATCCAGAAGGGCATCCAGCAGCCCGGCCGCAGCGACGCGATCAGCAAGGCGGTCGCCGAGTCGGCCCAGCTGCCGTCGTTCGGCGGCGTGCTCCGGGTGCACCTGGGCATCGTGCTGGCGGTGCTGGTCACCGCCGGGGTGGCCTGGCTGCTGAACCGGTCGGCGTTCGGCTTCGAGCTGCGCGCGGTGGGCTCCAACGCGCACGCCGCGAAGACCGCCGGGATCAGCGTGGCCAAGACGTACACCCTGCTCATGGCGGTGGCCGGTGGCCTGGCCGGGCTCGGCGGGGCGACCCAGGTGCTGGGCACGGCGTACGCGCTGACCCCGTCGGTGGCCGGCAACATCGGCTTCGACGGCCTGCTGGTCGCGCTGCTCGGCCGCAACCGCCCGTGGGGCACCCTGCTCGCCGCGATCCTGTTCGGCGCGCTGCGGGCCGGTGGCAACCGGATGCAGTCGTTCACCGGTATCTCCCTGGAACTGGTCACCGTGCTGCAGGCCCTGATCGTCATCTTCATCGCCGCCCCCGCACTGGTGAAGGCGATCTTCCAACTCCGTGCCGCGCGCACCACGGCGAAGGGCTGA